A window of Rhizobium sp. CC-YZS058 genomic DNA:
AATGGACAAGATCGCTCTGTCGGCGCGGCAGGGAAACCGCATGGCGAGCTATGCCTTTCGCATGGGCGGGCTGGCGCTCGGCAATGGCCTGTCGCGCCTGCTCAGCCTCTATGGTCGCCTGCCGATCTTCATGACCGGGCCCGGCACCCGCTATCTCGATCTGTTGAACCCCGGGATCGAGGAGGCGCTCGGCCGGTCCCACGAAGTCCGCCTGCTCGGCCGCCCGCCGCTCTCGATCATCGCCGACGAACCGGGGCTGGTGTTCGACGGTCATCTCGACAGGGCGCTGACCGAGATGGACCATGTGATCGCCGAAACCCGGCTTGGCCTGCGCGACAGCCGAACCGCCTGACGACGACATGAAAACGCCGCGCTCCCCAGGGAAGCGCGGCGCTGGATGGAAGCAGACGAAGGCTTCAGGCTAAATTGCGATCTGGCGCTTTTCCTTGACCGAACGCACGGCCGCATCGGCGAGCGCCAGAGCCGCCAAGCCATCGGCCCCGCTTGGCGAGAGTGGCGCACCGGCCTCGATACTGGCGATGAAGGCGGCGATCTCGTTGGCATAGGCCTCGGTATAGCGCGTCATGAAGAAATCATGCAGCGGCGGACGGGTATAGCCCTCGCCATTGGCGATCTCGATCGAGACGGCGCGCTGGTTTTCTGCCGAGACAACGCCCTTCGAGCCGTGCACCTCGATGCGCTGGTCGTAGCCATAGGTGGCGCGGCGGGAGTTCGAAATGATCGCCTGCTTGCCGCTGGCGGTTTCGAGAATTACCGAGACGCTGTCGAAGTCGCCGGCCTTGCCGATCTCGGGATCGACCAGCACCGCGGCATGGGCGGTGACGGCCACCGGCTCCTCGCCGAGCAGGAAGCGGGCCATGTCGAAATCATGGATCGTCATGTCGCGGAAAATGCCGCCTGAGCGCTTGATATAGTCGACCGGCGGAGCGCCCGGATCGCGCGAGATGATCGTCACCATCTCGACCTCGCCGATCCGGCCCTCGTCGATCGCCTTGCGCACGGCCATGAAATGCGGATCGAAGCGGCGGTTGAAGCCGACCATCAGCTTGCCCCTGGTCTCTTTCACCGTCTGCATGCAGGCCCGCACGCGGTCGACATCGAGATCGATCGGCTTCTCGCAAAAGATCGCCTTGCCGGCGCGAGCGAAGCGCTCGATCAGGTCGGCATGCGTATCGGTGGGCGTGCAGATGACCACGGCGTCGATGTCGCTCGCCGCCTCGATCTCCTCGATCGTACGCACGGCGCAGCCATAGCTGGCGGCAATGGCTTCCGCCGCCTGCGGAAAGGCGTCCGCCACCGCAACGAGCAAGGCGTCCGGATTGCCGCTCACGGCCTTGGCGTGAACCTTGCCGATACGGCCGGCACCAAGGAGACCAAATCTTACCGTCATGTGCAGTTCTTTCCTCAGCGGGCCTCGCCCGGAAGACGGTCTGATGCGCTCAGCCCGCAAAAGCGTGATGGAGTGGCGCGCCTTGAAGCGGCTGCGCATTCTGCCGGCGTCCATCCTTCCGCACCGGCATCCGACTGTCCCAGTGCTCACACGTTGGTGGAACGAATAAGCAAAGTCGGCAATTTTGGAACATTTATTCCATCCATCACGCAGGCGTCAAGCCGGGCCACTTGTCCGCGGCGTGAATTCCGGACTATGGAGAACCATGTTCAAGCTCATCGACCCCGACCACAGCTTCTATCGTCCGCTCTGGATCCGCCTTGTCGTCGTGGCCGTCTGCGCCAGCTGGACGGCGGTCGAGTTCACCGCCGGCTCGGAAACCTGGGGCTTCATCCTGCTGGCCATCACCGCCTATACCTCCGCCACGCTGCTGGTCTTCTACAAGCCCAAGGACCCGGCAGCCCCGATCGAGGCCGCGCCCGCTAGCGAGAGCGCCCCGGTCGAGGCCGAGACGACGCGCGACGAGCGGCCTTGACGCTGCTTGCCCGGGCGGTGTTAGCCGTGCCGCAGTTTCATGATGACGATCAGTCCTACGAGCAGAATGGAAATGGTGTTTGCCGCGACGAGTGGCCACGCGCTGATCGCTAAGCCGTAAACGAACCAGAGCGAGACTGTCGCGAACAATAGAAGATTGCTCCACAGCGACAGAGACTTCGTCTCTTTCGTCTGGATCGTTCTGATTGCCTGGGGAAGCCAGCAGATCGTACCCAGCACGGCGGCGGTGGTTCCGATAACATCTACGATCCATGTCGCCATGATTGCTATGGTCTCCGCTCTGTTTTCTCTATTTATCTAAATAAGATTTCCAGAATATGCAATTCTGCAGATGCAGATGGCGTCGGCTGTTCGCGAACAGCGAGGCGGTTTCGCGAATGCAATTTGCACGTGAGGTGGCCCTGCCGAGGCCATCGTCAGCCAGACAGCCAGCGCGGAAAACCTGTCAGCGAAACATCGGGTGAGAGGACCAGATCTGCGGCGGCAGGATCGCTGCATAGCCTAATCGGTACGGGCTGGCCGGTACCATCATCTGTCTTGACTTACCGAACTCTCTTCTTGGCCTCCCGCTTGCGCCAGCGGCGCAGGGCTTCGTCCACCAGCATGTTGGCGATCGTCATCCGACGTGTCGCGGCGGCGCGGGCCGAAGGGCTGTGTCGGTCGGGATGGTTGAGGAGGGCGAAGGCGCGCCTGCGCTCGGCGAGGCGCTCCGGCCCGTCCGCCGGCGTGAGCCCGAGATCGGCCAGCACTTCTTCCGGCGTCAGCCGCGACAGGAAGGCTGGCGGCTGGGGCGGCGGTTCCGAAGCGGTCTGGGCGGCGGCTACGGTTGGATGCCTGATCTCGGGCGCGGCGAGGGGAGGGGCGCGAAGAGGCGGCGGGGCGGGAGAGGCGGCCATGTCGGCATAGGCCTGCTCGACCGCCACCCCTGCCGCCACCGCCTGCGTCTCGGCCGCGAAGCCTGCGCTCAAACCGGAGATGCGGGCCGAGGGTGGATCGGCAGGGGCTGCCGCCTCATCCTCCGCCTGCATCCGGTCGAGCACCGATTGAAAGACTGACCGCGCGAACATGGCTCTCCCTTCCGCAGGGTCGAAGAAGACCATGACGGGATGATGCGGAGCTTGCGCCCGCGGCGGACGAGATCGCACGACTCAAGGATAGGCCTGCTTGAGGATCAGGTCGTAGAGCAGCGT
This region includes:
- the iolG gene encoding inositol 2-dehydrogenase: MTVRFGLLGAGRIGKVHAKAVSGNPDALLVAVADAFPQAAEAIAASYGCAVRTIEEIEAASDIDAVVICTPTDTHADLIERFARAGKAIFCEKPIDLDVDRVRACMQTVKETRGKLMVGFNRRFDPHFMAVRKAIDEGRIGEVEMVTIISRDPGAPPVDYIKRSGGIFRDMTIHDFDMARFLLGEEPVAVTAHAAVLVDPEIGKAGDFDSVSVILETASGKQAIISNSRRATYGYDQRIEVHGSKGVVSAENQRAVSIEIANGEGYTRPPLHDFFMTRYTEAYANEIAAFIASIEAGAPLSPSGADGLAALALADAAVRSVKEKRQIAI
- a CDS encoding SemiSWEET family sugar transporter, coding for MATWIVDVIGTTAAVLGTICWLPQAIRTIQTKETKSLSLWSNLLLFATVSLWFVYGLAISAWPLVAANTISILLVGLIVIMKLRHG